From the genome of Methanobrevibacter smithii ATCC 35061, one region includes:
- a CDS encoding proteasome-activating nucleotidase, whose translation MQEEIDSLKEENSKAKSNLMWKVRKLEKDKVLIENEKIRLERETKSLRSEVERFRSPPLVLATITEVLDDYRMTVKSSTGPSFLVNYSKFLDEKLLVPGSRVALNQQTFGIVEVLPSEKDANVTGMEIETKPDITYDKIGGLEEQIVEVKETVELPLKEPELFEKIGIDPPKGILLYGPPGTGKTLLAKAVANETNATFIKIVASEFVKKYIGEGARLVREVFELAKEKAPAIIFIDELDAVAAKRLKSSTSGDREVQRTLMQLLAELDGFESRGDIGIIGATNRPDILDPALLRPGRFDRFIEVPLPNDDGRKQILKIHTKNMALDEEADLDLLSSLTDGLSGADLKAVCTEAGMFAIREKRDRVTVTDFMDAVEKVLDKEHDDEFIKEAGVMFA comes from the coding sequence ATGCAAGAAGAAATAGATTCATTAAAAGAAGAAAACTCCAAAGCTAAAAGTAATTTAATGTGGAAAGTTAGGAAATTGGAAAAAGATAAAGTTCTAATTGAAAATGAAAAAATCAGATTAGAAAGAGAAACTAAATCCTTACGTTCCGAAGTAGAAAGATTTAGATCACCTCCTTTAGTTTTAGCTACTATTACTGAAGTTTTAGATGATTACAGAATGACTGTTAAAAGCAGTACTGGACCTAGCTTTTTAGTAAATTATTCAAAATTCTTAGATGAAAAATTATTGGTGCCAGGTTCTAGAGTTGCATTGAACCAACAGACTTTTGGTATTGTAGAAGTTTTACCGTCAGAAAAAGATGCAAATGTTACAGGAATGGAAATTGAAACAAAACCTGACATTACATATGATAAAATCGGTGGACTTGAAGAGCAAATAGTTGAAGTTAAAGAAACTGTTGAACTTCCTTTAAAAGAGCCGGAATTATTTGAAAAAATAGGTATTGATCCGCCTAAAGGAATTTTATTGTACGGACCTCCGGGAACCGGTAAAACTTTACTTGCAAAAGCGGTAGCTAATGAAACAAATGCTACATTTATTAAAATTGTAGCTTCCGAATTCGTTAAAAAATATATAGGTGAAGGAGCCAGACTTGTTCGTGAAGTATTTGAATTAGCTAAAGAAAAAGCACCGGCTATTATTTTCATTGATGAACTTGATGCTGTTGCAGCCAAAAGGCTTAAAAGTTCAACTAGCGGAGACAGAGAGGTTCAAAGAACTTTAATGCAACTTCTTGCTGAACTTGACGGTTTTGAATCCAGGGGAGATATCGGAATTATCGGTGCAACAAACCGTCCGGATATTTTAGACCCTGCATTATTAAGGCCTGGCCGTTTTGACAGATTTATAGAAGTTCCCCTTCCTAATGATGACGGAAGAAAACAAATCCTAAAAATACATACTAAAAACATGGCTTTGGATGAGGAAGCTGACTTGGATTTGCTAAGCAGCTTAACTGACGGTCTTTCCGGTGCTGATTTGAAGGCAGTATGTACTGAAGCAGGTATGTTTGCTATTCGTGAAAAAAGAGACAGAGTCACAGTAACTGATTTCATGGATGCTGTAGAAAAAGTTCTTGACAAGGAACATGATGATGAATTTATAAAAGAAGCAGGCGTAATGTTTGCTTAA
- a CDS encoding multiprotein bridging factor aMBF1 translates to MECEICGRQVSDNPKKAKIEGSVMIVCDECAKLGKIQKAPPKPKFRKSNKPKKNKTTKQNYSKDEPKEELVEDFNVKIRKARESKNLSREELGQKIYEKVSVINRIESGKMIPDIRLTKKLENALNITLIENVEELDLSKYTGNPSQGRTLGNVVKIKKR, encoded by the coding sequence ATGGAATGCGAAATTTGTGGTAGACAAGTATCTGACAATCCTAAAAAAGCAAAAATTGAAGGATCTGTCATGATTGTTTGTGATGAATGTGCTAAACTTGGAAAAATACAAAAAGCACCTCCAAAACCAAAATTTAGAAAATCAAACAAACCTAAGAAAAATAAAACAACAAAACAAAATTATTCTAAAGATGAACCTAAAGAAGAATTGGTTGAAGATTTTAATGTTAAAATTAGAAAAGCCAGAGAATCTAAAAACCTATCAAGAGAAGAATTAGGTCAAAAAATCTATGAAAAAGTTTCTGTTATAAATAGAATTGAATCAGGCAAGATGATTCCTGATATAAGATTAACTAAAAAATTAGAAAATGCTTTAAACATTACTTTAATTGAAAATGTAGAAGAACTGGATTTAAGCAAATACACAGGTAACCCTTCACAGGGACGTACTCTTGGTAATGTTGTAAAAATTAAAAAAAGGTAG
- a CDS encoding DUF356 domain-containing protein, producing the protein MALILIRGENNSKLLNAIADMERHGNLNLATKPKIIDAKFADSLVEKILNSKLRTSSKVATAFFVKEDITLSIMQIKKIHPPAHVVVVSDEYDVFNQLKNKLNNAPDFKGYYSHKAKNGGKIDYKLKGKVKHIENKKINSYSNK; encoded by the coding sequence ATGGCATTAATCTTAATAAGAGGAGAAAACAATTCAAAACTACTAAATGCAATTGCGGACATGGAAAGACATGGAAATTTAAATTTAGCAACTAAACCAAAAATAATTGATGCAAAATTTGCTGATTCATTAGTTGAAAAGATTCTAAATTCTAAACTCAGAACAAGTTCTAAAGTTGCTACTGCCTTTTTTGTTAAAGAAGATATAACTTTAAGTATTATGCAAATTAAAAAAATTCATCCGCCTGCTCATGTTGTAGTTGTTAGTGATGAATATGATGTGTTCAATCAATTAAAAAATAAGTTAAATAATGCTCCTGATTTTAAAGGATATTATTCTCATAAAGCTAAAAATGGCGGAAAAATAGATTATAAACTAAAAGGAAAAGTAAAACATATTGAAAATAAGAAAATAAATAGCTATTCAAATAAATAG
- a CDS encoding Mur ligase family protein, producing MIIQDLASFIEGNIVGKDSFFDDEGFTGKFTFLNDAVEGDIVIRHKINGKGVEIAAGKNLACLITQTPQDGACDKAKELNFPLIVVDKIELATAYALKWTVEKFSPDSKNVIITGTNGKSTTSHLIYHILKNTGVHVLTNTDSESEFNTLIDPMVSKLISDEVKNNGKLDYLVIEVSEVQGWLGNLMKHHAYLMASAVKPSVGVITNIAMDHIGLVNSIDEVFDEINQVPNAIGDGVTVLNYDDDLVMKLTPKHPFLCSMNNMDSKNPNVYYDNGIFYEGKRILENKDLPFTSHHFIQNILSAVAACISLNMDIEDIVEGVKSYRPLNRRFSKLHENPLIVDDFAHNPDGIKATIAETRKLLAENQTLYVVCSIRGSRGVEINKLNVEALAESMDDNIKLVLSSSNDVVDHLNFVEDEEREIFFEVLNQNNIDYNYFDNLCDCLKDTYKCADANDIILLIGAQGMDPAEGLLENILRK from the coding sequence ATGATTATACAGGATTTAGCTAGTTTTATTGAAGGTAATATTGTTGGAAAAGATAGTTTTTTTGATGATGAGGGATTTACAGGGAAATTTACATTTTTAAATGATGCTGTAGAAGGTGACATTGTAATAAGACATAAAATTAATGGTAAAGGGGTAGAAATTGCAGCAGGTAAAAATTTAGCCTGTTTAATTACTCAAACTCCTCAGGATGGGGCATGTGATAAGGCAAAAGAATTGAATTTTCCGTTGATTGTTGTAGATAAGATAGAATTGGCTACTGCTTATGCTCTTAAATGGACTGTTGAAAAGTTTTCTCCAGATTCAAAAAATGTTATTATAACTGGAACCAATGGAAAATCAACAACATCTCATTTAATTTATCATATTTTAAAAAACACTGGAGTACATGTTCTTACAAATACTGACAGCGAATCAGAATTCAACACATTAATTGACCCTATGGTTTCTAAACTAATTTCTGATGAAGTTAAAAATAATGGAAAACTGGACTATCTGGTTATTGAGGTTTCAGAAGTTCAGGGCTGGCTTGGAAACTTAATGAAACATCATGCATATCTGATGGCCAGTGCAGTTAAACCAAGTGTTGGAGTTATAACTAATATAGCTATGGATCATATAGGTCTTGTAAATTCCATTGATGAAGTTTTTGATGAAATAAATCAGGTTCCCAATGCTATTGGAGATGGGGTAACAGTATTGAATTATGATGATGATTTGGTGATGAAATTAACCCCAAAACATCCTTTTTTATGTTCTATGAATAATATGGACTCAAAAAATCCTAATGTTTATTATGATAATGGAATTTTTTATGAAGGTAAACGGATTTTGGAAAACAAAGATTTGCCTTTTACTTCCCATCACTTTATTCAAAATATTTTATCAGCAGTTGCAGCATGCATATCTTTAAATATGGATATAGAAGATATTGTTGAAGGTGTAAAATCTTACCGCCCATTAAACAGAAGGTTTTCAAAACTTCATGAAAATCCATTGATTGTAGATGATTTTGCACATAATCCTGACGGTATAAAAGCTACAATTGCTGAGACCCGTAAATTACTTGCTGAAAACCAAACATTATATGTTGTATGTTCAATCAGGGGTTCAAGAGGTGTAGAAATCAACAAATTGAATGTTGAAGCATTGGCTGAATCTATGGATGATAATATAAAATTAGTTCTGTCTTCAAGTAATGATGTTGTTGACCATTTGAATTTTGTTGAAGATGAAGAGCGTGAAATTTTCTTTGAAGTTTTAAATCAGAACAATATTGATTATAATTATTTTGATAATTTATGTGACTGTTTAAAAGACACATACAAGTGTGCTGATGCAAATGATATTATTTTATTAATTGGTGCACAGGGAATGGACCCTGCTGAAGGTCTTTTGGAAAATATTTTAAGGAAATAA